AATTGTATGCACAAGGAATAAAAAATGTAGGGACAATAAGAGAGCCACTGAACCTGATATTGATGTAAACAAGCTTCAGGTCCCCCATTATTTCATCTTGTGCTTTCTGAAAGCCGGGAGGACCAAGATTAATATCATCAATGTCAAGGGATTGAAGCCCCTTAGAGAGAAACTTTCCCAACAATGCCCCAATTTTGCTGAACAGATATATAGTGGACAAAAGCATGAAAACGAACACCCATCATTACATCTGGAAGATATCTTGAATATATATACTATAGTATAAGCAGGCATAGAAGACTCGATCTGAAAAATATACACGGGTGAGGGATACCATCAAAAACAAATGAGAAAGAAGGGCATCACAAATTCATCAAGGCACAAGGTACTAACGAGGGACAGGATGGACTGATATGATTGATTCTATATACAACTTTTGCAGCACTAAGAACTTAGAACTAGTCAGAAATTTCACTTTGTGCATCCACCATAGGTTATTGCATCTCAGTGTTTACACTAATAACAGCTAGGATGGACCAAAAGTTAGGTCAACATTAATTCACCAAGAAGCAACAAAACTTTAGTATAACACGTAAAAGGAGCAGATGGTAAATTGAAGTATGAACACAAGAATAACAGGCCATGTCAAAAATGCTTAGAaggcaaaaatgaagaaaaaactTCAATGAATTAAGGGAAGAACAGGCACTGTAATatttcaagaaaaagaaagcacTACACAAAACCTAAGACAAGCAGAGAGAAAAACAACTTGGGTCTTCATTGAGATTTATCAGAGCCAATATATAGGGAAAATATTCTGTTATCATGACGTGGACCAGATTGATTGGAAATTGCATGCACAACTCCCATAATTAAGTTCCAAGAGAGAATGAAATATCAATCAGCCATCAGGTAATTCCAACCAAACCATGGTTTCAGCATTCCCTGCCAAGTCAAATCGGGGACTGGTTTGATGTTAGTTCAATGAAAGCATGAAAATTCATGCCTACAAACCTTCCAAGGTTATTCTCTCCAATACAGAGGGAGGTCAGTGGCTTCTTCCATCTTGACAGTACATTTAAAAGTTGACTCACACTGTTGAAAGTAAGCTCACATTGTCCCAACTTCAGATCAATGAGCGAAAAAGGTTTCTCTGACATCTCAACAAAATAGGGCATCATATTCCTATAGATTGCAAAATACTGCATTAGCAGAAAGCTAGTACTTTAAAACTGTTGAAAGAATGTGCCAGTCTACTAACTTGATTCCATCATCCTCAATAGGATTATCACTTAAATCAAGACTCTCCAACTTAGGCATGCAAACCAGCGCATATTTAAGAAAGTCTACGTCATCTCTCTGCAGATTATTGTTCCTgaaattagaaagaaaaaaaaatcaaagaattaTGTAAAAAGCAAAGGTCTGATAAACTTTAAGGCAGCCTCTACAACCTCATCGTTACACTGTGGATAAAATGAAAGACATTCCATGCTCCAGACATTAATGTGATATCCCCTTGTCAGGTCTATGGCTAATTAACTCCAAGAAAGATTTCATTCATCTTCAAGAAATTTGAATATTTACTAATCATCAGGAGATAATGTCATGTACCTTAGATTTAGCACCCGCAATGATTGCAATGACTTGCCTATTCCTGAAGATAACTGCTTGCCAGGTCTAGACGTCCATTTAAAATGGGATGGCCATCCAGACATCTGCACTTTGCATGTTAATATCCTTAAAGGCTGATTGTCAACAGAAATGTTTGTGGTGAAAATCATGTGATACGTATATTAAAACTTACATAGTTTTCTGAAAGGTCCAAAGCAGCTATATTAGACGAAGAATCAAAGAGGACATCCAAAATCATTTCCACAAAATTTCGACGAAGGTGGTCATCAGATAAGCTTAACGAAGACAAGCACCTAAAGAAATAAAAGCATCTAAGAATTTCAAACTACTCATATAAATTTTCTCAGTTGACATGCACCCTGATGGAAACCTTGACATGAACTTTTAAAGGATGACTAGCAATGCATACAGATTGTTCACTCTGACACTAGAGATCAAAAGTTCTCCCTGCCATTATCCTAGTTCAATTCTTTGACCaaaacattttttaaaatttatctaCCTCAATGAGGAAGTGCCTACAAACAAACAGCAACATGTTTAATTCCTTTGAGAGGCACGATGTTTTTCACAAATCCAATAACAAAGAAGTGAACCAACTAAGTATACCATTATCTTGGGAACACACTCTTGCTACGACGGACTTTGACTAAGCTATCCAAGTTTCTTGCCTTCTTAACCAGAAACTTTATGAAGTTTAAGCAGCAGTCCCCAAAACGAAGGCATATTATGTTCTTCGATTCATTCTTGAGCTCATACATAAAATAATATTGCCTTTCATCATATCCAtggaaaatttagaaatttcaAATGGTAGCTCACTTTAACTTTCTTCAGTACATAAAATAACTCAGAATCTGACCATTGGGTAATACTGatgataaaaaaatataatctACCAAAAAAGCTATTATCAAAAAGACTTGATGGAATTAA
The genomic region above belongs to Coffea eugenioides isolate CCC68of unplaced genomic scaffold, Ceug_1.0 ScVebR1_110;HRSCAF=484, whole genome shotgun sequence and contains:
- the LOC113754914 gene encoding protein NLRC3-like, yielding MILDVLFDSSSNIAALDLSENYMSGWPSHFKWTSRPGKQLSSGIGKSLQSLRVLNLRNNNLQRDDVDFLKYALVCMPKLESLDLSDNPIEDDGIKNMMPYFVEMSEKPFSLIDLKLGQCELTFNSVSQLLNVLSRWKKPLTSLCIGENNLGSKIGALLGKFLSKGLQSLDIDDINLGPPGFQKAQDEIMGDLKLVYINISKNYGGIETANFLSKLISCAPELTAIDARCNSMPVESLSIICSTLKAMRGKVEHLDLRGNTSLVRFADASLLDELKMNRKSILKLDSSYDPDGPYDQDP